The genomic segment AGTATTGTTGTCACGCATGATATGAACACCGTCCGCAAGGTGGCGGACCGCGTGGTGATGTTTTATCCGCTGCCACGATTGGGAGCGGATGAGTCACAGATCATTTTTGAAGGAACTGCCGAGGAGGCGTTTGCCTCATCCGATTCACGGGTGGCGCAGTTTGTTCACGGTGAAGCAGGTGAGCGGATGCGGGAACTGTCCGTTGCCTGACCAGCAAAGATTATTGCGATCGAAATCGAAACAAACGGATCACACAATTCCGTCAGATCGCTTTGAATACAGCAGTAGGATGACTGAGAGATGACAGAGCGGCAATTACAATTTCGCGTCGGATTGTTCGTCGTCACAGCATTGGTTGTGGCGACGGCGTTGATGTTTACATTCGGCGAGATGCGACGGCTCTTTCAAAAGTCCTACACACTGGCCGTCCGTTTTGACGACGCACCCGGCGTTCAAGAATTGACCCCCGTCCGTAAAAACGGCATCACCATCGGGCAAGTCGGGTCCGTGACCTTCGATGAAAAACGTGGCGGCGTAACCGTGACGATCGAGGTCAATGAACAATACAGATTGCGTCGTGACAGCCAAGCACGGCTGACGCAATCGCTCTTGGGTGACGCGAGTATCGAATTTACACCTGGCAAAAGCCCGCAATACTATAAACCCGGCGACGTCCTGGTCGGCGAACCGGCCGTCGATGTGATGAAAATCGTTGAGCGGCTCGAGGAGACCATGGGCAAGACCATGGAGTCCTTTGAAGCAACAAGCGCCGAGTGGAGAAAAGTGGGCGAAAACGTCAACAACCTTGTCGATACCAATCGAGGCAACATCGAAACGGTTGTGGAGCGCGCCGCTGAATCGTTGCATGAATTCACTATCACGCTCAACAACGCCAATCAGATTGTCGGGAATCCCGAAAATCAACGAAACATCGAACGCGCCGTCGCTGCTCTCCCAACGATGGTCGAAGAAACGCGCGACGCCATCGCTGCCGTGAAAATGGCAGTCGGCAGGGCGGATGAAAATCTTGAGAACCTGTCCCACGTCACTAGGCCGCTGGCCCTACGCAGCCACAAAATTGTGATGAGCCTCGACAGTTCGGTCGTTAAGTTGGATAAGTTGATGACCGAATTAAACCAGTTTTCCCAAATGGCGAATTCCGAAGATGGCTCGCTCAAGAAATTCGTTGCTGATCCGGAACTGTATGATAACTTGAATCACACAGCGAAATTGATGAGCGTGATGCTCCGCAACCTAGAGCCGGCCATGCGCGACCTAAGAGTCTTCGCCGACAAAATCGCCCGGCATCCGGAAAAGATCGGCCTCGGCGGAGCACTCAAAGGCAGCTCCGGCCTGAAATAAAATGGTCCTCGCCTGAATTTCGCCTCTGGGGAAGAACTGGAGGCTGAGGACGTTTTCGTATGAATTGACATTGTTCCTTGGTGAGAACGGTGCCATACTTTCAGTGACTTGTTGCTATGAATACC from the Symmachiella macrocystis genome contains:
- a CDS encoding MlaD family protein; the protein is MTERQLQFRVGLFVVTALVVATALMFTFGEMRRLFQKSYTLAVRFDDAPGVQELTPVRKNGITIGQVGSVTFDEKRGGVTVTIEVNEQYRLRRDSQARLTQSLLGDASIEFTPGKSPQYYKPGDVLVGEPAVDVMKIVERLEETMGKTMESFEATSAEWRKVGENVNNLVDTNRGNIETVVERAAESLHEFTITLNNANQIVGNPENQRNIERAVAALPTMVEETRDAIAAVKMAVGRADENLENLSHVTRPLALRSHKIVMSLDSSVVKLDKLMTELNQFSQMANSEDGSLKKFVADPELYDNLNHTAKLMSVMLRNLEPAMRDLRVFADKIARHPEKIGLGGALKGSSGLK